One part of the Desulfonema ishimotonii genome encodes these proteins:
- a CDS encoding cohesin domain-containing protein translates to MIKKSVSFVLFMLCLLSFRPAYGLSVKIGYDDMTDPTQITETCLIDPSDISGSFDVNILIQDAEDFAGFEFELEYNSDVVTVTDVELGDFLESGDRTVSQFLKDNSPGALGFGAFTKKSANEGRGADGNGILATITFDPKDLSDGTTLEFTRTDIFNSQNPPKCLIPNPVINAEIASTCKITASAGDHGTISPSGEKTVKKGGSQTYTITPDHCYRIADVKVNGISVGTPRSPHTVSDIQDNSTIHVSFERRPHTITASAEGGGTISSPGTRTVYCGDSRTYTITADPLCKIRDVRVNGTSVGAKSAYTFASITRNSTIRAIFREAGGDINDDESIDLRDAILGLKILSGVSVENKTISTDADINGDKRIGPEEVIYILRKTANETSI, encoded by the coding sequence ATGATAAAAAAATCAGTGAGTTTTGTTTTATTTATGCTCTGTCTGTTATCCTTCCGGCCTGCCTATGGCCTGAGCGTAAAAATCGGTTACGATGATATGACAGATCCGACTCAGATCACGGAGACCTGCCTGATTGATCCGTCCGACATTTCAGGCTCTTTTGACGTCAATATTCTTATACAGGATGCTGAGGATTTTGCGGGTTTCGAGTTTGAACTTGAATACAATTCCGATGTTGTAACCGTAACGGATGTGGAACTGGGCGACTTTCTGGAAAGCGGCGACAGAACAGTCAGCCAGTTTCTCAAAGATAATTCGCCCGGGGCGCTGGGTTTCGGAGCCTTCACAAAAAAATCTGCCAACGAAGGCAGAGGCGCCGACGGCAACGGAATTTTGGCGACCATCACCTTTGATCCGAAAGATCTGTCCGACGGCACCACGCTCGAATTTACCCGGACAGACATATTCAATTCCCAGAACCCGCCTAAGTGTCTGATTCCGAATCCGGTTATCAACGCTGAAATTGCATCGACGTGCAAAATCACAGCCAGCGCCGGAGATCACGGAACAATTTCCCCGTCTGGCGAGAAAACCGTAAAAAAAGGCGGCTCACAGACCTACACCATCACGCCGGATCATTGTTACCGGATCGCGGATGTGAAGGTTAATGGCATTTCGGTCGGGACGCCGCGTTCGCCCCATACGGTTTCGGACATTCAGGACAACAGCACCATTCACGTCAGCTTTGAGCGCCGACCCCATACCATCACCGCAAGCGCGGAGGGCGGCGGAACCATCTCATCCCCCGGAACCCGGACCGTTTATTGCGGCGACAGCAGAACCTACACCATCACCGCCGATCCGCTCTGTAAAATCAGAGATGTGCGGGTCAACGGCACATCAGTCGGCGCAAAAAGCGCATACACGTTTGCCAGCATTACAAGGAACAGCACCATCCGGGCCATTTTCAGAGAGGCCGGGGGCGATATCAATGATGATGAATCCATTGATCTGAGGGACGCTATTCTGGGGTTGAAGATTCTTTCCGGCGTAAGCGTGGAAAACAAAACGATTTCCACAGACGCGGATATCAACGGCGATAAAAGGATCGGGCCGGAGGAGGTTATTTATATTCTTCGGAAAACCGCGAACGAAACATCCATTTAG
- a CDS encoding galactose-binding domain-containing protein yields MESKRLANRMRISIVLSLFMLMLNPIFADGIFAGSCGCNANVSTGSTSCVNGNCTGNKIEIREINGLCNVCENSACREIDCDGTTPVTGGSINCDNGNCSYRISISNGGSSSSSSGNFQCNCGDDSPADENTDTDGDGMPDQWENTHDLDPDADDALEDADRDGYSNLQEYKADTEPENEHSVPDSSFGFAKNLAIFGEAVCSSEDEGDDPDIAIDGDRAQSVCISPDDSGASWWQVDLKGVYDLSKINIYNYFSIIKCIVIYADISVLDANENQIYSQKVVTNGGNFRENFSIDLPGNIYGRFIRISNSGMGGLKLNEVQVFGDPAAESSSVNLALNGTASQCSTYPGYDASFANDGITDGNYPVSRGSHTHSEGNPWWRADLEDLHRLDRIVLWNRTDVASVRLSNFKVMVFDEHMDITYSEDFCKDGGTFLPNLTIELPEDTKGRYVQIQLNGKNYLHLAEVQVFGDPTPVPESERSSLVNLALNGTASKSTIYDSYTNAENAINGSLDGNYGRKSVSITHSEGNAWWQLDLKDLYRLNKIVLWRRTDGAWSYFDKLRIIVFDDKMNIRHVETIDFSDKVYPIYKSFDLPENTDGRYVRIQTDRTLSVQLSEVQVFGKPTPIPEDERSPLVNLALNGIASKSTIYNSYTNAENAINGSLDGNYGRKSVSITHSEGNAWWQLDLKDLYRLNKIVLWRRTDDGWSYFDKLRIIVFDDKMNIRHVETTDFSDKVYPIYKIFDLPENTDGRYVRIQTDRTLSVQLAEVQVFGDPTPVPESERSPLVNLATGGIASQSSTYNYLTNAENTIQDHLDGSYHRKSISITGSEGNAWWQVDLTNLYSLDNLVIWRRTDGAWHLFNNFRVLVFDDKMQVTYTEDVSFTDRVYPIYKTFKLPEGTKGQYVRVQLNGSNNLELAEIQVFGKPTPVPEAERSPVRNLAQGKPVVSSSSYNQNTSPENAVNDSLDGSWYRNALFSSKYEANPWWRVDLGANYNINRIMIWRRTDSRWSYLNNFTVSVLDETRYPVCSKKISVTDNQFPIYYDLDLTENDGKRNRRDKIPGDIIPPQPVISSGGVPGRFVLIQTEGTGYLQLAEVQVFGDPVPVPDKDVPDACDVAASVRSVASGNWSDPNIWDIGEAPRSGDWVWIEPEHTITGDIPIELGDGGICNQGTIQSAYGKKLLIQAASVHNSNDIIGQNGISRWQLSDPGSSIEIHAYRFYNDVSGKIRAGDGGNSEWGWRYAVGGAGGNVGIYTVSTINEGIIQAGDGGLGRRKRRCAIGGDGGSVFLYSDVEKQDNLSTNVGFIISGSGGDGIGKPYRAGKGGSMDLFLAELGGTIEGKNGRSVKWEPAKLKAAKDLQIKGTDIIEIYTGDNGDIDLTQLGEGAITAAKTITIAAGEGGKVNLRGLSSKVFQAGEKIKIYADEILLDEGVTIGDLADAPEITVSEGKLLCRVSLSAESLIRGNAGETVSVPFKVINAGTESDSYTFVVKDENGTELATLPPQTVKGREFRDLNISITLPADVGDTFEFTIEAVSQNDPSANAIIDVRAYAEPSEEEAADPDDDGLPNYLETESGTDPQKADSDEDGMPDGWEAAYDVNPLEDDAAADPDSDGFSNLEEYSADTDPGDAESHPDSEPQFTAGVFTVIGAEGEEEGVIKADYLFDGGLYQGELGIFSLSGMEALEPGSPEFIAEAIKRVMSDSEFGYIVIRDAKEGARFDGPLGASHEGNFNKGSYIGLKKLRMKPGDTFATVLIPDGTFAEVAKNPGTANPKKRPLFSLATANPDDGLYYGQIAGIPVEGMDNSFINAIAYEDIAADNSDRDYNDLIVQFRGVEIYSPTLDAVINREKEWRGNDDVTEHLNIPAPDSAPENHWITVTLKSPADLLVYDPEGRVIGKDGGSIPGATFEWDENGHQVITLPALDDGDYNIVLRAIGDGGLCHLEVKGFRGGEMLAAREIPLKIEPHQVLKTTLPVAAFTDEQQIAFDPPGEPVAPDGTSLAFDFDGDSDIDDTDIRRISDMWGAEEGDPDYDPFYDFDDDGRIGLYDIMSVSNSYYAEE; encoded by the coding sequence ATGGAATCAAAGCGTTTGGCAAACAGAATGAGGATAAGCATCGTTTTATCTCTTTTTATGCTGATGCTGAATCCGATCTTTGCGGATGGCATTTTTGCCGGTAGTTGCGGATGCAATGCAAATGTTTCCACCGGCAGCACAAGCTGTGTTAACGGAAACTGTACCGGCAATAAGATCGAAATCAGAGAAATTAACGGATTATGCAATGTCTGTGAAAACAGCGCTTGCAGGGAAATTGACTGTGACGGTACGACCCCGGTCACCGGCGGCAGTATCAACTGTGACAATGGGAATTGTTCCTATCGCATCAGTATCAGCAATGGCGGGAGTTCCAGTAGCAGCAGCGGCAATTTTCAATGCAATTGCGGCGATGATTCCCCGGCAGATGAAAATACCGATACGGACGGCGACGGAATGCCGGATCAGTGGGAAAACACACATGACCTTGACCCGGATGCGGATGATGCATTGGAGGATGCGGATCGGGACGGGTATTCCAACCTTCAGGAATATAAGGCCGATACGGAGCCGGAAAATGAGCATTCCGTTCCTGACAGCTCTTTCGGTTTTGCCAAAAACCTTGCAATATTCGGAGAGGCAGTCTGTTCATCAGAGGATGAGGGGGATGATCCGGATATTGCCATAGACGGAGACAGGGCGCAAAGCGTCTGTATTTCCCCGGATGACAGCGGTGCCTCGTGGTGGCAGGTCGATCTCAAAGGCGTTTATGATCTCAGTAAAATAAATATTTATAACTATTTTAGCATCATAAAATGTATTGTCATATATGCCGATATTTCTGTTTTAGATGCAAATGAAAACCAGATATACTCTCAGAAAGTTGTAACAAACGGCGGCAATTTCAGAGAAAATTTTTCCATTGATCTGCCCGGAAATATTTATGGTCGATTTATAAGAATCAGCAATAGCGGGATGGGCGGCTTAAAGCTCAATGAAGTTCAGGTTTTCGGTGATCCCGCAGCAGAATCTTCGTCAGTAAACCTTGCCCTGAACGGAACCGCTTCCCAATGTTCGACGTATCCCGGATACGATGCCAGCTTCGCCAATGACGGGATTACAGATGGTAATTACCCGGTTTCACGCGGCTCCCATACTCACAGCGAAGGCAATCCCTGGTGGCGGGCTGATCTGGAAGATTTGCACAGGCTTGACCGAATTGTGCTGTGGAACCGGACAGATGTGGCATCCGTCCGTCTGAGCAATTTCAAGGTGATGGTTTTTGATGAACATATGGACATCACATATTCCGAGGATTTCTGCAAAGACGGCGGGACATTCTTACCAAACCTGACAATCGAACTGCCGGAAGATACAAAAGGCCGGTATGTTCAGATCCAACTGAACGGAAAAAATTATTTACATCTGGCCGAAGTTCAGGTCTTCGGCGACCCGACGCCTGTTCCCGAAAGTGAGCGCAGTTCCCTTGTAAACCTTGCGCTGAACGGAACTGCGTCGAAGTCTACAATATACGACTCTTACACAAATGCCGAAAACGCCATCAACGGCAGTCTGGACGGAAATTATGGCAGAAAATCTGTTTCGATTACCCACAGTGAGGGAAATGCTTGGTGGCAGCTTGACCTTAAAGATCTGTACCGCCTTAATAAAATAGTCCTTTGGCGACGCACAGACGGTGCCTGGAGTTATTTTGACAAACTCAGAATAATCGTCTTTGATGACAAAATGAATATCCGGCATGTCGAAACAATCGATTTTTCGGATAAGGTCTATCCGATATACAAGAGCTTTGATCTGCCGGAAAACACTGACGGACGGTATGTCAGAATTCAAACGGACAGGACTCTTTCTGTACAGCTTTCCGAAGTCCAGGTCTTCGGAAAGCCCACGCCGATTCCCGAAGATGAGCGCAGTCCGCTTGTCAATCTTGCACTGAACGGAATCGCATCAAAGTCCACTATATACAACTCTTACACAAATGCCGAAAATGCTATCAACGGCAGTCTGGACGGAAATTATGGCAGAAAATCTGTTTCGATTACCCACAGTGAGGGAAATGCTTGGTGGCAGCTTGACCTTAAAGATCTGTACCGCCTTAATAAAATAGTCCTTTGGCGACGCACGGATGATGGTTGGAGTTATTTTGACAAGCTCAGAATAATCGTCTTTGATGACAAAATGAATATCCGGCATGTCGAAACAACCGATTTTTCGGATAAGGTCTATCCGATATACAAAATTTTCGATTTGCCAGAAAACACTGACGGACGGTATGTCAGAATTCAGACGGACAGGACTCTTTCCGTGCAACTTGCCGAAGTTCAGGTCTTCGGCGACCCGACGCCTGTTCCCGAAAGTGAGCGCAGTCCGCTTGTCAATCTTGCGACAGGCGGAATTGCCTCACAGTCGTCCACATACAATTACCTCACAAACGCCGAAAATACCATACAGGATCATCTGGACGGCAGCTATCACAGAAAATCCATCAGTATAACAGGCAGTGAGGGAAATGCCTGGTGGCAGGTTGATCTCACAAATCTGTACAGCCTTGACAACCTTGTCATCTGGCGACGAACTGACGGGGCCTGGCATCTTTTCAACAATTTCAGGGTGCTTGTTTTTGATGACAAAATGCAGGTGACATACACTGAGGATGTCAGTTTCACCGACCGTGTGTATCCGATTTATAAAACTTTCAAATTGCCGGAAGGCACAAAAGGCCAGTATGTCAGAGTGCAACTCAACGGAAGCAACAATCTTGAACTGGCCGAAATTCAGGTCTTCGGAAAGCCGACGCCTGTTCCCGAGGCTGAACGCAGTCCGGTCAGGAATCTGGCCCAGGGCAAACCGGTCGTATCTTCTTCAAGCTATAATCAGAACACCAGCCCCGAAAACGCCGTAAACGACAGTTTGGACGGAAGCTGGTATCGTAACGCCCTGTTTTCGAGCAAGTATGAGGCAAATCCCTGGTGGCGGGTGGACCTGGGAGCCAACTACAATATCAACCGGATTATGATCTGGCGACGCACCGATTCGCGCTGGAGCTATCTGAACAACTTCACTGTCTCGGTTCTGGACGAAACCCGGTATCCGGTCTGTTCCAAAAAAATCAGCGTCACAGACAACCAGTTTCCCATCTATTACGACCTTGACCTGACCGAAAACGACGGGAAACGGAACAGACGGGACAAAATCCCGGGCGATATCATACCGCCCCAGCCGGTTATTTCATCAGGCGGTGTTCCCGGACGTTTTGTACTGATACAGACAGAGGGAACCGGATATCTGCAACTGGCCGAAGTTCAGGTCTTTGGCGATCCGGTCCCCGTGCCAGATAAGGATGTGCCCGATGCCTGCGACGTTGCGGCAAGTGTGCGTTCCGTTGCAAGCGGCAACTGGAGCGATCCGAATATCTGGGACATCGGGGAAGCGCCCAGATCCGGTGACTGGGTGTGGATCGAACCGGAACATACCATTACCGGCGACATCCCCATTGAACTGGGCGACGGCGGCATCTGCAATCAGGGAACGATTCAGAGCGCCTACGGGAAAAAATTGCTGATTCAGGCCGCATCCGTCCATAACAGCAATGACATTATCGGCCAGAACGGTATTTCTCGGTGGCAGCTTTCCGACCCCGGCAGCAGCATAGAAATCCATGCCTACCGCTTCTATAACGATGTCAGCGGCAAAATCAGAGCCGGAGACGGCGGAAACAGCGAGTGGGGATGGCGTTACGCTGTGGGCGGGGCCGGTGGCAATGTGGGCATATACACCGTCTCCACCATAAATGAGGGCATCATTCAGGCAGGCGATGGCGGACTGGGACGGCGGAAAAGGCGCTGTGCCATCGGCGGCGACGGGGGTTCCGTGTTTCTCTATTCCGATGTTGAGAAACAGGATAATCTGTCCACAAATGTCGGTTTTATCATCAGCGGCAGCGGCGGCGACGGCATCGGCAAGCCTTACCGTGCGGGCAAAGGCGGCAGCATGGACCTCTTTCTTGCGGAACTCGGCGGAACCATAGAGGGCAAAAACGGCAGATCCGTCAAATGGGAGCCTGCAAAACTGAAGGCCGCCAAAGACCTGCAAATTAAGGGAACTGACATCATTGAAATCTACACGGGAGACAATGGTGACATCGACCTGACCCAACTGGGCGAAGGTGCAATCACAGCCGCCAAAACCATTACCATTGCTGCCGGAGAAGGCGGCAAAGTGAACTTGCGGGGACTGAGCAGCAAGGTCTTTCAGGCCGGAGAAAAAATCAAAATCTATGCAGATGAAATCCTGCTGGATGAGGGCGTTACCATCGGAGATTTGGCTGACGCACCTGAAATTACAGTCTCAGAGGGCAAACTGCTCTGTCGCGTGTCTCTGTCTGCCGAATCCCTGATCAGGGGCAATGCGGGCGAAACGGTCAGTGTGCCGTTCAAGGTCATCAATGCAGGGACGGAAAGCGATTCCTACACCTTTGTTGTAAAAGACGAAAACGGTACAGAATTGGCGACACTTCCGCCTCAGACCGTCAAAGGCCGGGAATTCAGGGATCTGAATATCAGCATCACCCTGCCTGCAGATGTGGGGGACACTTTTGAATTCACAATCGAAGCGGTTTCCCAGAATGATCCGTCTGCAAATGCGATCATTGACGTTCGGGCATATGCCGAGCCTTCCGAAGAAGAAGCCGCAGACCCGGATGACGATGGCCTGCCAAATTATCTGGAAACAGAATCCGGCACTGATCCGCAGAAAGCCGACTCTGACGAAGACGGAATGCCGGACGGGTGGGAAGCGGCCTATGATGTCAATCCCCTTGAAGACGACGCCGCAGCCGACCCGGACAGCGACGGTTTTTCCAACCTTGAGGAATACTCGGCTGACACCGATCCCGGCGACGCCGAATCTCATCCCGATTCCGAACCGCAGTTCACGGCAGGCGTGTTCACCGTCATCGGCGCGGAAGGCGAGGAGGAAGGCGTCATCAAAGCGGACTACCTGTTTGACGGCGGCCTGTACCAAGGCGAACTGGGCATTTTCAGCCTTTCGGGCATGGAAGCTCTCGAACCGGGATCGCCGGAATTCATTGCCGAAGCCATTAAGCGAGTTATGTCCGATTCCGAATTCGGATACATCGTCATCAGGGATGCAAAAGAAGGCGCGCGATTTGACGGTCCCCTGGGTGCGAGTCACGAAGGGAATTTCAACAAAGGCAGCTACATCGGCCTGAAAAAGCTCCGCATGAAACCGGGCGACACCTTTGCAACCGTGCTGATCCCTGATGGCACCTTTGCCGAAGTTGCCAAAAATCCCGGAACCGCCAACCCGAAAAAGCGCCCCCTGTTCTCCCTGGCGACCGCCAATCCCGATGACGGGCTGTATTACGGCCAGATTGCGGGCATTCCGGTGGAAGGCATGGACAACTCCTTTATCAATGCCATTGCCTACGAAGATATTGCAGCCGACAACAGCGACCGGGATTACAACGACCTGATTGTGCAGTTCAGGGGCGTCGAGATTTATTCCCCAACCCTGGATGCGGTGATCAACAGGGAAAAGGAATGGAGAGGCAATGACGATGTGACGGAACATCTGAACATTCCGGCCCCGGATTCTGCCCCGGAAAATCACTGGATAACCGTAACTCTGAAATCCCCGGCAGACCTGCTGGTCTACGACCCCGAAGGCAGAGTTATCGGCAAGGACGGCGGGAGCATTCCGGGTGCGACCTTTGAGTGGGATGAAAACGGTCATCAGGTCATCACCCTGCCCGCGTTGGACGACGGCGACTACAACATCGTCCTCCGGGCCATCGGCGACGGCGGCCTTTGTCATCTCGAAGTGAAGGGATTCAGAGGGGGTGAGATGCTGGCGGCAAGGGAAATCCCGCTGAAAATCGAACCGCATCAGGTTCTGAAAACCACATTGCCTGTTGCCGCGTTCACTGATGAACAGCAGATTGCGTTTGATCCGCCCGGAGAACCCGTCGCACCGGACGGAACGTCCCTTGCATTCGACTTTGACGGTGACAGTGACATTGATGATACCGATATCCGACGGATATCCGACATGTGGGGCGCGGAAGAAGGCGACCCGGATTATGATCCGTTCTACGACTTTGATGATGACGGACGCATCGGGCTGTATGACATCATGTCGGTCAGCAACAGTTATTATGCTGAGGAATGA
- a CDS encoding GAK system CofD-like protein, with the protein MLIHVTRSVKLPNPVKLARLQRCPDLGPRVLFFSGGSALKDTSPELIRYTHNSVHIITPFDSGGSSARLREAFQMPAIGDVRNRMLALADRSLHGNPEILRLFAHRFPEDGDPKILEHELDRMITGDHELVADIPDPMRKIIRHQLDMFRGFMPDSFDLRKASLGNLVLAAGYLDNRRNFDTIIYIFSKLVQVRGIVRPVVNKYLHLITETEDGEIIVGQHRLTGKEVAPITSGVRKIWLSASRKEPVRTDVPIRNKMIRLIGKADLICYPMGSFYTSLVVNLLPTGVGRAVSANTCPKVFVPNTGGKDPESFGLTLTEQVKRLIFYLVKDDPDRISAKDVLHFVIADGENGNYPGGVDEAALSALGIRVISTPLVSPESAPYIDEKLLVPILLSLA; encoded by the coding sequence ATGCTGATACACGTCACCCGATCTGTGAAATTACCCAACCCCGTAAAACTGGCCCGGCTTCAGCGGTGCCCCGACCTTGGTCCCAGAGTGCTGTTTTTCAGCGGCGGAAGCGCTCTGAAAGACACATCGCCGGAACTGATCCGGTACACGCACAACTCCGTTCACATCATCACGCCCTTTGATTCGGGCGGAAGTTCGGCCCGGCTGAGAGAGGCCTTTCAGATGCCGGCCATCGGGGATGTGCGGAACCGGATGCTGGCCCTGGCGGACCGGAGTCTGCACGGGAATCCCGAAATATTAAGGCTTTTTGCCCACCGGTTCCCCGAAGACGGCGATCCGAAGATCCTTGAACACGAACTGGACCGCATGATCACGGGGGACCATGAGCTGGTGGCGGACATCCCCGACCCCATGCGTAAAATTATCCGGCACCAGCTGGACATGTTCAGAGGCTTTATGCCCGACAGCTTCGATCTCCGCAAGGCCAGCCTCGGCAACCTGGTGCTGGCAGCGGGCTATCTTGACAACCGGCGGAACTTCGACACAATCATCTACATTTTTTCAAAGCTGGTGCAGGTGCGGGGAATTGTCCGGCCGGTGGTCAACAAATACCTTCACCTGATTACGGAAACGGAGGACGGCGAAATCATTGTGGGCCAGCACCGGCTGACCGGCAAAGAGGTGGCTCCGATTACCTCCGGCGTCCGGAAGATATGGCTGAGTGCCAGCCGGAAAGAGCCGGTTCGGACAGATGTGCCCATACGCAACAAAATGATCCGGCTCATCGGAAAGGCCGATCTGATCTGTTATCCCATGGGCAGCTTTTACACCAGCCTTGTGGTCAACCTGCTGCCCACGGGCGTGGGAAGGGCTGTCAGCGCCAATACCTGTCCCAAGGTCTTTGTGCCGAACACCGGGGGCAAAGACCCCGAATCCTTCGGGCTGACGCTGACCGAACAGGTGAAACGCCTGATTTTCTATCTCGTAAAAGACGACCCGGACCGGATCTCGGCAAAAGACGTGCTGCACTTCGTCATTGCAGACGGAGAAAACGGAAATTATCCGGGCGGAGTGGATGAGGCTGCGCTCAGTGCGCTGGGCATCCGGGTCATCAGCACCCCGCTGGTCAGCCCGGAAAGTGCGCCGTATATTGACGAAAAACTGCTGGTTCCGATTCTCCTGTCACTGGCCTGA
- the mgtE gene encoding magnesium transporter, which translates to MTLQNRNKILTETLKRLLRRNALPNLKKIVNKTHAADLSRVFSSLSILQQVTLFRMVEDVDQKGILLSELGDDVCINLIEALKLEDVIPVFEDMPSDDAADLLDKLPEEKADDILRKMKKEGSEEVEELLGYDADTAGGIMVPDFIALREDMTAGEAIRSLQKEHMDVEMPFYLYVVDEYGKLVGVSSLRQLVVVAPDTPLREFMSTDVFSVRTDTDQEDVAKLVARYDILAVPVVDDTNQLMGIVTVDDVIDIFREEATEDILKMAGTGADSIETQSVFKSMKIRLPWLFASCIGGIAATFIISSFEETLSKVAYLAAFIPIVMGMGGNIGTQSSTIVVRGISTGLLDVRDIWSVVFKELSVGFLLGLTYGILIGTVAQVQHGIFALGAAVAMAVISSMSVAALVGSMVPMLFAKINVDPAVATGPFVTTSIDIIAVFLYFQIATLLLGL; encoded by the coding sequence ATGACGCTTCAAAATCGTAATAAAATTCTGACAGAAACATTAAAACGGCTGCTGAGACGGAATGCCCTTCCGAATCTGAAAAAGATTGTCAACAAAACCCACGCCGCCGACCTCTCCAGGGTATTTTCGTCGCTGAGTATCCTCCAGCAGGTCACCCTTTTCCGCATGGTGGAAGATGTGGATCAGAAGGGCATCCTGCTCAGTGAACTGGGCGATGATGTCTGTATCAACCTCATTGAAGCGTTGAAGCTGGAAGATGTTATCCCGGTCTTTGAGGACATGCCCAGCGATGACGCTGCCGATCTCCTCGACAAACTTCCGGAAGAAAAAGCCGACGATATCCTCCGGAAGATGAAAAAAGAAGGGTCCGAGGAGGTGGAAGAACTCCTGGGCTACGATGCGGATACGGCCGGCGGCATCATGGTTCCGGACTTTATCGCCCTGCGCGAAGACATGACCGCCGGGGAGGCGATCAGATCCCTGCAGAAAGAACACATGGACGTGGAAATGCCTTTCTACCTTTATGTGGTGGATGAATACGGCAAACTGGTGGGGGTCAGCTCCCTCCGGCAGCTCGTGGTGGTGGCACCGGACACGCCGCTCAGGGAGTTCATGTCCACCGATGTCTTTTCGGTCCGCACAGACACGGACCAGGAGGATGTGGCAAAGCTGGTGGCACGGTACGATATCCTGGCCGTGCCGGTCGTGGACGACACCAACCAGCTGATGGGCATCGTCACCGTAGATGACGTTATCGACATTTTCAGGGAGGAGGCCACCGAGGATATTCTGAAAATGGCCGGGACCGGGGCCGACTCCATAGAGACCCAGTCGGTCTTCAAGAGCATGAAAATCCGCCTGCCCTGGCTCTTTGCCAGTTGTATCGGCGGTATTGCCGCGACCTTCATCATCAGCAGCTTTGAAGAAACCCTCAGCAAAGTCGCCTATCTTGCGGCCTTTATCCCCATCGTCATGGGCATGGGGGGCAACATCGGCACCCAGTCCTCCACCATTGTGGTCCGGGGCATTTCAACCGGTCTGCTCGACGTCCGGGACATCTGGTCCGTGGTCTTCAAGGAACTCTCGGTCGGGTTTCTCCTGGGACTGACATACGGCATTCTGATCGGCACCGTGGCCCAGGTCCAGCACGGCATTTTCGCCCTGGGTGCCGCTGTGGCAATGGCGGTGATCAGCTCCATGTCCGTGGCCGCTCTGGTCGGCTCAATGGTCCCCATGCTTTTTGCAAAAATCAATGTTGACCCGGCTGTGGCAACCGGCCCCTTTGTCACCACCTCCATTGATATCATCGCAGTCTTCCTTTATTTTCAGATTGCCACACTTCTGCTGGGGCTGTAG